Part of the Kitasatospora sp. NBC_01266 genome, GGGCCAGGGGCGGATCGCCGACGTCCTCAACGCCGTGCCCTTCACCCCCGGGCACGGCATGAACTACGACAAGCTCGGCACCATCCTGCTCTGGGTGCTGCTGATCTACGTCGCCTCCGGGGCGTTCGGCATCCTGCAGGGCCGGCTGGCCGCGCGCGCGATCAACCAGACGGTCAACCGGCTGCGCGCCCAGGTCGAGACCAAGATCAGCCGGCTGCCGCTGAGCTACTTCGACAAGCAGCCGCGCGGCGAGGTGCTCAGCCGGGTCACCAACGACATCGACAACGTCGGCCAGTCCATGCAGCAGACCATGGGCCAGGTGGTGAACTCGCTGCTCACCATCGTCGGTGTGCTGGCGATGATGTTCTGGATCTCCTGGATCCTCGCGCTGATCGCCCTGGTCTCGGTGCCGCTCTCGGTGATCGTCGCGGCCCGGGTGGGCAAGCGGGCGCAGCCGCAGTTCGTGGCGCAGTGGAAGACCACCGGCAAGCTGAACGCGCACATCGAGGAGATGTACACCGGGCACGCGCTGGTGAAGGTCTTCGGCCGGCAGAAGGAGGCGGCGGAGACCTTCCGCCAGCAGAACGAGGAGCTCTACGCCTCCAGCTTCCGGGCGCAGTTCATCTCCGGGATCATCCAGCCCGCGATGATGTTCATCGGCAACCTGAACTACGTGGCGGTCGCGGTGGTCGGCGGTCTGCGGGTGGCCAGCGGCGCGCTGTCCATCGGCGACGTGCAGGCCTTCATCCAGTACTCCCGCCAGTTCAGCCAGCCGCTCACCCAGGTCGCCAGCATGGCCAACCTGCTGCAGTCCGGCGTGGCCTCGGCCGAGCGGGTCTTCGAACTGCTCGACGCCGAGGAGCAGTCTGCCGAGCCGGAGCACCCCGAGCGGCCCGCCGAACTGCGCGGCCTGGTCTCCTTCGAGGACGTGGCGTTCCGCTACGACCCCCAGAAGCCGCTGATCGAGGACCTCTCGCTCAAGGTGGAGCCCGGCCAGACGGTGGCCATCGTCGGTCCCACCGGCGCCGGCAAGACCACCATGGTCAACCTGCTGATGCGCTTCTACGAGGTCACCGGCGGCCGGATCACCCTGGACGGCGTGGACATCGCCGCGATGTCCCGCGAGGAACTGCGGTCCGGCATCGGCATGGTGCTCCAGGACACCTGGCTGTTCGGCGGCTCGATCGCCGACAACATCGCGTACGGCGCCACCGGCGCCACCCGCGAGCAGGTGATCGAGGCCGCCAAGGCCGCCCACGTCGACCGCTTCGTGCGCACTCTGCCCGAGGGCTACGACACCGTCATCGACGACGAGGGCACCGGCGTCAGCGCCGGCGAGAAGCAGCTGATCACCATCGCCCGCGCGTTCCTCGCCCAGCCCAGCATCCTGGTCCTGGACGAGGCCACCAGCTCGGTCGACACCCGCACCGAGGTGCTGATCCAGCGGGCCATGGCGCGACTGCGCACCGGCCGCACCAGCTTCGTCATCGCGCACCGCCTCTCCACCATCCGGGACGCCGACGTGATCCTGGTGATGGAGAGCGGCTCGATCGTCGAGCAGGGCACCCACGACGAGCTGATCTCGGCCGAGGGCGCCTACGCCCGGCTCTACCAGGCCCAGTTCGCCCAGGCGGTGGCCGAGCAGGACTGACCCGCCGGTACGCCTGAGGGCCGCCGTCCGCTCACGCGGACGGCGGCCCTCAGGCGTACTGCGGTGTTCCGGGGCTGCTCGCGTTCCGGGACTGCATTCGTTCCGGGACTGCTCGCGTTCCGGGACTACTTCTTGGCTTCCTTCGGGGCGTCGGCGTCGGTGGACAGCGCGGCGATGAAGGCCTCCTGCGGGACCTCCACCCGGCCGACCATCTTCATCCGCTTCTTGCCCTCCTTCTGCTTCTCCAGCAGCTTGCGCTTACGCGAGATGTCGCCGCCGTAGCACTTGGCGAGGACGTCCTTGCGGATCGCGCGGACCGTCTCACGGGCGATCACCCGCGAGCCGATCGCGGCCTGGATCGGCACCTCGAACTGCTGGCGCGGGATCAGCTTCTGCAGCTTGCCGGCCATCATGACGCCGTAGTTGTAGGCCTTGTCCTTGTGCACGATGGCGGAGAAGGCGTCCACCGCGTCACCGTGCAGCAGGATGTCGACCTTGACCAGGCTGGCGCTCTGCTCGCCGATGGGCTCGTAGTCGAAGGAGCCGTAGCCGCGGGTCTTGGACTTCAGCTGGTCGAAGAAGTCGAAGACGATCTCAGCCAGCGGCAGGGTGTAGCGCAGCTCGACCCGGTCCTCGGAGAGGTAGTCCATGCCCTGCAGGTTGCCGCGGCGGGTCTGGCACAGCTCCATGATCGCGCCGACGAAGTCGTTCGGGGCGAGGATGGTGCCGCGCACGATCGGCTCGTACACCTCGGCGATCTTGCCGGTCGGGAACTCGCTCGGGTTGGTGACGGTGTGCTCGGTGCCGTCCTCCATGACCACCCGGTAGATCACGTTCGGCGCGGTGGAGATCAGGTCCAGGTTGAACTCGCGCTCCAGGCGCTCCCGGATGATCTCCAGGTGGAGCAGGCCGAGGAAGCCGCAGCGGTAGCCGAAGCCGAGCGCCACCGAGGTCTCCGGCTCGTAGACCAGCGCGGCGTCGTTGAGCCGCAGCTTGTCCAGCGCGTCGCGCAGCAGCGGGTAGTCCGAGCCGTCCAGCGGGTAGAGGCCGGAGAAGACCATCGGACGCGGGTCCTTGTAGCCGCCCAGCGCCTCGGTCGCACCCTTGTGCATCGAGGTGATGGTGTCACCGACCTTGGACTGCCGCACGTCCTTCACGCCGGTGATGATGTAGCCCACCTCGCCGACGCCCAGGCCTTCGGCCACCTTGGGCTCGGGCGAGATGACGCCGATCTCCAGCAGCTCGTGGGTGGCGCCGGTGGACATCATCGCGATCCGCTCGCGCTTGGTCAGCTGGCCGTCGACGACACGGACGTAGGTGACCACGCCGCGGTAGGAGTCGTAGACCGAGTCGAAGATCATCGCGCGTGCCGGGGCGTCCTTGACGCCGACCGGGGCCGGGATCTTCGCGACCACGTGGTCGAGCAGGTCCTCGACGCCGAGGCCGGTCTTGGCGCTGACCTTGAGCACGTCGTCCGGGTCGCAGCCGATGATGTGCGCGATCTCGGCCGCGTACTTCTCCGGCTGGGCGGCGGGCAGGTCGATCTTGTTGAGGACCGGGATGATCGTGAGGTCGTTCTCCAGGGCCAGGTAGAGGTTGGCCAGGGTCTGCGCCTCGATGCCCTGGGCGGCGTCCACCACCAGGACGGTGCCCTCACAGGCGGCCAGGGAACGGGACACCTCGTAGGTGAAGTCCACGTGGCCCGGCGTGTCGATCATGTTGAGGATGTGCGTGGTGCCCTCGTGCTCACCGGTCTTCGGGGCCCACGGCAGGCGGACCGCCTGCGACTTGATGGTGATGCCGCGCTCGCGCTCGATGTCCATCCGGTCGAGGTACTGGGCACGCATCTGCCGGGGGTCGACCACACCGGTGATCTGCAGCATCCGGTCGGCGAGGGTGGACTTGCCGTGGTCGATGTGGGCGATGATGCAGAAGTTGCGGATCAGCGCCGGGTCGGTACGGCTGGGCTCTGGCACGTTCGTAGGGGTCGCGGGCACCTTGGTCCGATTCTCCGTTGGTCCGGGGGGCCGGACGCTGTCGTCCGATCCAGGAGCCCTGGACTGTGTCTCAATTACCAGGGTTCCGTCCATCTTCCCACGAGCCCGGCGCCACCCGCCGGTTTGGGGGGCGTGGCAGGGCCCTGGTAGCGTGGGGCGCTGCACCTCGCTTTCGGCATGCCCTCTCAGCAGGACCGGAGCGGTGGTCGCAACACCCGCAGACCCGATCGATCAGATAAGACTGAGGCTCTTTCGTGGCGAACATCAAGTCCCAGATCAAGCGCAACAAGACCAACGAGAAGGCGCGCCTGCGCAACAAGGCCGTCAAGTCCTCGCTGAAGACCGCGCTGCGCAAG contains:
- a CDS encoding ABC transporter ATP-binding protein, yielding MTTPQKAGPPAAGPAKPGGVPSGSQEAAARRGPAGPGRFMGGQGTEKSMDFAGSGKRVLGLLKPEGTTLAGVLALGTLSVGCAVAGPKLLGKAMDQIVAGWAGKQTPAGLTHAQVIDGLRAKGQGRIADVLNAVPFTPGHGMNYDKLGTILLWVLLIYVASGAFGILQGRLAARAINQTVNRLRAQVETKISRLPLSYFDKQPRGEVLSRVTNDIDNVGQSMQQTMGQVVNSLLTIVGVLAMMFWISWILALIALVSVPLSVIVAARVGKRAQPQFVAQWKTTGKLNAHIEEMYTGHALVKVFGRQKEAAETFRQQNEELYASSFRAQFISGIIQPAMMFIGNLNYVAVAVVGGLRVASGALSIGDVQAFIQYSRQFSQPLTQVASMANLLQSGVASAERVFELLDAEEQSAEPEHPERPAELRGLVSFEDVAFRYDPQKPLIEDLSLKVEPGQTVAIVGPTGAGKTTMVNLLMRFYEVTGGRITLDGVDIAAMSREELRSGIGMVLQDTWLFGGSIADNIAYGATGATREQVIEAAKAAHVDRFVRTLPEGYDTVIDDEGTGVSAGEKQLITIARAFLAQPSILVLDEATSSVDTRTEVLIQRAMARLRTGRTSFVIAHRLSTIRDADVILVMESGSIVEQGTHDELISAEGAYARLYQAQFAQAVAEQD
- the lepA gene encoding translation elongation factor 4; its protein translation is MPATPTNVPEPSRTDPALIRNFCIIAHIDHGKSTLADRMLQITGVVDPRQMRAQYLDRMDIERERGITIKSQAVRLPWAPKTGEHEGTTHILNMIDTPGHVDFTYEVSRSLAACEGTVLVVDAAQGIEAQTLANLYLALENDLTIIPVLNKIDLPAAQPEKYAAEIAHIIGCDPDDVLKVSAKTGLGVEDLLDHVVAKIPAPVGVKDAPARAMIFDSVYDSYRGVVTYVRVVDGQLTKRERIAMMSTGATHELLEIGVISPEPKVAEGLGVGEVGYIITGVKDVRQSKVGDTITSMHKGATEALGGYKDPRPMVFSGLYPLDGSDYPLLRDALDKLRLNDAALVYEPETSVALGFGYRCGFLGLLHLEIIRERLEREFNLDLISTAPNVIYRVVMEDGTEHTVTNPSEFPTGKIAEVYEPIVRGTILAPNDFVGAIMELCQTRRGNLQGMDYLSEDRVELRYTLPLAEIVFDFFDQLKSKTRGYGSFDYEPIGEQSASLVKVDILLHGDAVDAFSAIVHKDKAYNYGVMMAGKLQKLIPRQQFEVPIQAAIGSRVIARETVRAIRKDVLAKCYGGDISRKRKLLEKQKEGKKRMKMVGRVEVPQEAFIAALSTDADAPKEAKK